Sequence from the Corallococcus sp. EGB genome:
TACGGGCTTGGGAAAGTACGTGTCACAGAAGGCGACGAGCCGGTCGAACTGCACCCGGTCCTGGGGCTCGGGCTTGCGCCCGACGATGTTGGAGACAGCCCAGTCGACGTTCTCGGCGTCGATGAGGACGTAGGAGGCTGCTGCGGGACGCGCGGATTGCATGGCGGGCACAATACGCGGGCCGGCGTCCGTTGGGGGTTTTCATCGACCCACGCGAATCCGTTGGAACTCCTCAAGAAGCAGCTCCGACACACGTCTCACGCGGGGGATGTCCAGCGCGGACCTCGCGCACACCAGGTGCGTCTGGCTGCGGGAGAAGGGCCCCAGGTCCAGCTCCAGCGGCACCAGCTGCGTGGGGCGCGTGAAGCGGTGCGCCATGCGAGCGAGCACCATCGCGCCCAGGCCGGCCTCCGCCGCCGCGAGCATCACCAGGTAGCTGTCCGCCGTGAAGGCCGGGGCGAAGCCGGGGATCATCGACTCCAGCTGGGGGTTGGGCGGGACGGCCTCGAATGGCGGCGCCCAGGCGACCCAGGGCAGCTGCTGGAGCGTCACCTTCTTGGGCAGCCGGGCCTTCAAGGCCTTGGAGACGAAGACGGCGTTCGGGACCTCCAGCGTGTCCACGAGCTTCAGGTCCGCGCTCGTGGGAGGCCGCCCGCGCAGCGCGAGGTCCGCCTCGCCGCGCGCCAGGTCCTGGTACTGGATCTGGGACTGCACCTCCAGGCGCAGGCCCGGGTTCTTCTGCGCGACGAAGGCGGCGAAGGGGGCCACGAAGTCGAAGCTCATGAAGGGCGTGGCCGTCACGCGCACGATGCCCCGGGGGGAGCTGTCCGAGGACTCCGCCGCGCGGTGCAGCTCCCCGGCCCACTCCGCCATCTTCTTCGCGGGCACGAGCAGCCGCTCTCCCGCCGCCGTGAGCGCCGCGCCATCCACGCTCCGGCGGAACAGCGCCGCGCCCACCGTGTATTCGAGCGCGGCGAGCCGCCGGCTCACCGTGGGTTGTCCGATGCGCAGCCGCCGCGCGGCCCCGCTGAAGCTGCCCGTCTCCGCGATGGCGAGGAACAGCCGGGCGTCGTCCCAGGAGATATCCATGAATGGATGGCATCATGCCGTTTTCGCGGATTTCCATCCACGGGCGCATCGCGCATCTTCCCTCCCGTCCCGAACGCCCGGCGCCGCATGCCGGCACAAGGAGTCCGCCATGAAGTCCACCCTGTTCGCGCTCTGCCTCTCCGTCGTGGGGTTCACCACCGGCTGCGCCACGTCGTCCCATGCCGTCCAGCAGTCCGCGCTCGGGGTGACGCGGCCGGCGGAGGCGCTGCTCGCGGAGCTGGACGTGCCGGGGCCGGTGGAGCTGGAGACCGTGACGTCGTGCGACTGGTCCGTGGACCGGAGCGGCCTCATCAACCTGGACCACCCGACGGCGAAGGCGGCGCACCTGGAGGACGGCGACGAGCCCATCCAGGTCTTCTTCCACGCGCTGCGCCACCCGACGCGGGGGCTGTACATCGTGGACACCGGGGTGGAGACGGCGCTGCGGGACGCGCCGGACCGCGCGGCGCTGGGCGGCATCGTCACGAGCGCGATGCACATGGAGAAGATGAAGGTGCTGGCGCCGCTGGGCGAGTGGCTGGCGAAGCAGCCCCAGCCGCTGTCCGGCGTCTTCCTCACGCACCTGCACCCGGACCACATCAGCGGCATGGCGGACGCGCCGGCGGGGACGCCCGTCTACACCGGCCCGGGCGAGGCGGGCAGCCGCGCCTTCGTGAACCTGGCGGTGCAGGGCGCCACGGACCGCGCGCTGGCGGGCAAGCCGGCGCTGTCCGAGTGGAACTACACGGCCGACGCGAAGGGCCTCTTCGACGGCGCGGTGGACATCTTCGGGGACGGCTCCGTGTGGGCGCTCTGGGTGCCGGGGCACACGCCGGGCAGCACCGCGTACCTCGTGCGCTCCACGAAGGGGCCGGTGCTGCTGTTGGGGGACGCCAGCCACACGCGCTGGGGCTGGGAGCACGACGTGGAGCCGGGCACCTTCACGCAGGACGCGTCTCGGGGCGTGGAGAGCTTCAAGAAGCTGCGCGCATTCGTCGCGGCGCACCCGGAGGTGGAGGTGCGCTTCGGCCACCAGCACTGAGGCCGTCCGGGCCGCGCCGGAACGCGCGGCGGTAGGCGAGGGGGCTGGTGGTGACGAAGCGCTGGAAGTGTTCGCGGAAGGTGGTGGTGGAGCCGAAGCCCACCTCCTCCGCGACGGCCTCCACGGACTGGCCGGTGGTCTCGAGCAGGTGCTGCGCGCGGCGCACGCGGGCGCGCAGGAGCCACTGGAGCGGCGTGGTGCCGGTCTGTTCCCGGAAGCGGCGGCTCAGGGTGCGCTCGCTCATCGCCGCCTTCCGGGCGAGGGCCGGGAGCGTGAGCGGGCGGTGCAGGTGGTCCTCCATCCAGCGCAGCAGCGGCTCCAGCGACGCCCCCTCCGGTGCGGGCGGTGCATGGGTGATGAACTGGGACTGGCCGCCGTCGCGCTCCAGCGGCATCACCGACAGCCGCGCCGCGTCCGCCGCCACCGCGGCGCCGTAATCCCGCCGCACCAGGTGCAGGCACAGGTCCATTCCCGCCGCCGCACCCGCGGAGGTGAGCAGCTGGCCGTTGTCGACGTAGAGGACGTTGGGATCCACCTGGATGCGGGGATGTCGCCGGGCCAGCTCCTCCGCGGCCAGCCAGTGGGTGGTGGCGCGCAGCCCATCGAGCAGCCCGGTCTCGGCCAGGATGAAGGCCCCGGAGCAGATGGAAGCGATGCGCGCGCCCCTGCGTGACGCCGCGCGGAGCGCCCGCACCAGCCGGGGCGGGACGGGCGAGGAGACGTCCGTGGTGCCCGGCAGGAGGAGGGTGTCCGCGCGGGCCAGCGCGCCCAGGCCGTACCGGGTCTTTACCCGGAACGCGCCCGCGTGGATCTCGGGTGTCACACCGCAGACGCGGACCTCGTAGCCCGCGCGCCCGTCGGGCAGCCGCACGCGGCCGAAGACCTCGGTGGGGATCGCGAGGTCGAAGGGCACCACTCCATCCAGCGCGACGATGGCCACGGTGTGCATGGCGGGAAGATGCCAGGACGGGGGTGTTCCCGCCAGGGTGGGGGGGCGTGGCGGGAAACCGTCGAAAGATGGCGTTTCCGCCACTCACGATGGGGCGCTCGCCGTGTCATATGAGCGGAGGTTCGTGGCGATGGACGCCACGGCGTGCCAGGGACGTGTGACGGGTGTTGCTCTACCGCTTGCTGCTCCTGCTGAAGTTCGTGGGCGTGGTGCTCTTTGGAGGAGGCCTCGTGGCGGCGCTGGTGGCCACGACGTCGCGCGACCGGAAGAGGGCGGTGCACGCCATCGCGTCGCCGGGGTTGGTGTTGACGTGGAGCGCGGGCTACCTGCTGACGCTCCAGCTCAACGTCGCGCTGACGGAGCCGTGGATATTGGGCGGGCTGTCGCTGTCCTTGGTGTCGCAGCTGGCGCTCGGGGCCCTGGCCACCCACGAGCGGCGCACGCTGACGGGGGCGCTGCTGGCGGCCGTGCCGTTCTTCTTCGTGCTGGTGTTGATGATCTTCCGGCCGCGCTGGCCCGGGGTGGACCCATGAGCGCGTTGCGGCAACTGCGGTGGGTGGCCTTCCTGGAGGGGCTGTCCTTCCTGGGGCTGCTCTTCATCGCGATGCCGGTGAAGTACCTGCTGGGGCAGCCCCTGGCGGTGCGAATCACCGGCAGCGTCCACGGGCTCCTGTTCCTGCTCTTCGTGTCGTCACTGTTTCGCGCGGCCTCCGAGCACGGCTGGCCAGTGCGCCGTTCGCTCGCGGCGTTCGGAGCGTCGCTGGTGCCCTTCGGGACCTTCGTGCTGGACCGCGCGCTGCGGCGGGAGGAGCAGCGCGCGGCGGATGGAGACGTCCGGCCGTAGGGGCAGCTACTTCAGCCGGAACGAACCCTCGGAGATGATCAGCAGCTCCACGCCGGTGTTGGCCTTGGCGCCGAAGGACGTCAGGGTGGCGGTGGCGCCGGCGCGCACCGCGGCGTCGTAGGTGGCGAAGGCGTTGACCACCGCGTCCGCGAGCACCGTGGCGGATGCCTTTCCGGACTGCTCCAGCACCGTGCCCAGCGTGGCGTCGAGCGTCGCCCCCGCCTGCGCTCCCGTGTGCACCGCGGAGTCGAAGGCGAGCTGGTTGCTGCTCGTCACGCCCAACTGCGCGCCCATCACGGATGCGCTGCCGCTGGTGGCGAGCTGTGCATTGTAGGACGTCCATGCCGTCGCGGCGGCGCTGGCGGACGTGGAGCTGGACAGGCTCGCGCGCAGCGACGTGGCCGCGGTGTTCGCCTGGGCCACCGCCGTATCCGAGGCGTTGGCGCTCTGGAGCAGGGCCTTCACGGCGGCCTCGGTGGCCCGGGCCTCCAGCGAGGCCGCGGCCCGCACCGACGCGTCCGCCACCGCGATCCCCGCTCCGGAGGACAGCCGCGCTTCCACCGCCATGCGGTAGGACACGCTGGCCTCCCGCTCCGCTTGCTGGTCCTGCGCGTCGGTCGCCTGCGGCGTGGCCGCGCGCACCGCCGCGAAGAACGTGTCGTAGGCGCTCGCCGCGGAAGAACCGCCGGCATCCAGCGCGGCGTCCAGCTGCGCGGACGCATCCAGCGACGCGCTGAAGAGCTGGTCCTGGGTCACCGAGGCGCCGGCCCGGGTATACGCCTTGAGCCGCGTGGCCTGCGCCGCGCGCACCGCCGCCGCGAGCGCCTCCACGGACTCGGCCGCAGTCGCCTTGAGCTGACCACGCACCGCCGCCGCCTGCTCCGCGTTCAGCCGCGCGCGCAGGTCCACCGTGTCCACGCTGTCCGGCGAGTCCCCGTCCCGCACCATCTGGACGAAGACCTCCGCCTCCAGCGACGACTCACTGGTGATGGGCGGCGCCGTGCGCACGTCCTGTCCGGACTGCGGCTGCGTGGAGTCCAACACCGCGGAGCCCACCGTCACGCCCGATTTGTTCACCGCCTCGATGACCAACCGCTGCCCCGGTTTGTCCAGCTCCAGCGTGTAGCTGCCGTCCGCCGCGACGGACGCCTCCGTCAGCGTCGACAGGTCGCCGGCCGCCACCACGCGGCTGATCCGCACCGTGGCCGCCGCGGAAGCCGTTCCATCCCCCGCCAGTGCGGGCGCGCCATCGGTGAGCCCCTGCGACTGCTGGCCGCCTCCGTTGGTGACATGTCCGCGGACCTGCACCTTGTCACCACCACACGCAGCCAGCAGCCAGCACACCAGTGCACCCAGAACCACTTCACCCGCGCGACGCGTCTGCATGTATGGACAACCCCCGGCCAGGCGAGGACCGCCTCGGCATCGTGTTGAGAATTACGTACCAATCGAATGTCTGGATTCAAGAGGCAGCCAGTGCGTGACAATGGCTGGGATTGCAACGAGTCCAGTTCCTGGTCCAGCCCGTCCAGTTCGTGGACCGCCGCCGTCAGCGCATCTTCTCCAGCAGGTGCTGGAGCTGCGCCTGCTCCGCTGCACTCAGGCGACCGAGCCTCGCGCTGAACGCCTCCGACAGCATCGCCAGGCCCCGCGCCGTCACCTTCCGCCCCGCCGGGGTGACCTGCAGCCGGTGCCGGCGCAGGTCCTCGGTGTCGAGCTCCCGGCGCAGGAAGCCCGCCACCTCCAGCCGCTTCACGTACACCGTGATGGTCGGCTTCGGCATGCTCAGCGTCGCCGCCAGCTCGGCCGGGTAGGGGTGCTCCTCCACCTGCGCCAGCACGAACAGCTCCTTCGTGTCCAGCCCCAGCTCGGCGATGTCGGGCGACACGTCCGCGATGACCGACATCAGCAGGTTGTAGTTCAGCGACCAGATTCTCGCCGGGTCGATTCTCGACATGAGGGGTTGCGCGGAAATTGGTACAAAATTAAATCAGTTCAAGGCTGAACCAGTTCGGCCTTCCCCGAAACGGTAGCACATCCCCTGGAGCCCTCATGCCTCTCGACCACTATGTGACGCTCGGCCGCTCAGGCCTCCGCGTGAGCCCGCTGTGCCTTGGCGCGATGACGTTTGGCGAAGACCTCGGCTGGGGCACCAGCGTGGAGGAGTCCGAGCGCATCATCGACCGGTATCTCGAACTGGGCGGCAACTTCATCGACACCGCCAACTTCTACACGAAGAGCCACTCCGAGAAGATCATCGGCGACCACGTGGGGCGGCACGCGGCCCGGCGCGACCGCCTGGTCATCGCCACCAAGTTCAGCGGGAACCTCTATCCTGGCGACCCGAACGGGGGCGGCTCCGGCCGCAAGTCCATCATCGCTGCGTGCGAGAACTCGCTCCGCCGCCTGCAAACCGACTACATCGACCTGTACTGGCTCCATAACTGGGACGTGCATACGCCCATCGACGAGACGATGGCCGCGCTCGAGGACCTCGTCCGGGCCGGCAAGGTCCGCTACCTCGGCGTCTCCGACACGCCGGCGTGGAAGATCGTCGAGGCCAACGTCACCGCGCGCTTCCGCGGCTGGTCGGCGTTCATCGGGTTGCAGATCGAGTACTCGCTGCTGGAGCGCAGCGTGGAGCAGGAGCTGGTCCCCATGGCCCTGGAGCACGGGCTGGGCATCACCCCCTGGTCCCCGCTCAAGAGCGGCGCGCTCAGCGGCAAGTACACCCGCAAGAACGCCGGGCAGCTGAAGGCAGACCGGGGCGCCTTCATCGAGCCCTTCCTGAACGAGAAGACCTACACCGTCGTCGACGCGCTGGAGCAGATTGCCCGCGCGCACGAGAGCACCCCGGCGCGCGTGGCGCTGGCCTGGGTCATGGCGAAGCCGGGCGTCGGCTCGACCATCATCGGCGCGCGGCGGATTTCCCAGCTCGAGGACAACCTCAAGGCCGCCGACGTGAAGCTCACGGCCGCGGAGCTGGGCCGCCTGGACGAGCTCACGAAGCCCACCTTCGGGTTCCCGCAGAACATGCAGCCCGTCTTCCCCGCCATCCACAACGGTGGGACGACGGTGAACGGCACCTTCGCGCCGGCGTCCCCCTTCGGAGTGCAGAAGGGCGACAAGATCTACTGAGCCCCTTCACTTCCGGGGCCGCGGCCTCGTGCCCGGCCCCTTCGCGGGACCACCCCGCGCCTGCTCGCGCGCGAACGCCTCCGCCACGAAGTCCACGAACACGCGGACGCGGGGCGACAGGTGGCGGCGCTCCGGATAGACGACGAACACGTCCGGTCCCGGCGGGTGCACCTCGCCGAGCACGGCGCGCAGCCGCCCGGAGGCCAGCGCCTGGGTGGCGACGAACTCCGGGATGCGCGCGATGCCCCCGCCCGCCAGCGCCAGCGCGAGCAGCGCTTCGTTGTTGTCGGACGCGAAGGGGCCGGGCACGTCCACCGGCTGGCCATCCAGCCGCCATGGGACGCGCTGGCCGTCGCGCAGGTAGGCCAGGCACGCGTGTCGCTGGAGGTCCGTGACCTTCCGGGGCGTGCCGTGCCGGCGCAGGTACGTGGGCGAGGCGCAGATGACGGCGCGCGATTCTCCCAGCCGCCGGCGCACGAGCCGCGTGTCCGAGCTCTCCCCCATGCGCAGCCCCACGTCCACGCGCTCCTCCAACAGGTCGATGAAGCGGTCCGTGAGCCCCAGCGCGCACTGAATCAGGGGATACGCGGCGAGGAACGCCGGCAGCCGCGGCACCAGCCAGTGACGGCCCAGGTCCATGGGCGCGGTGACGTGGAGCGGGCCGCGGGGGCCCTTCGACTCGCGCAGCTCGTCCTGGGCCGCGTCGAGCTCCGAGACGATGCGTTGGCCTCGCTCAAAGAGAGACAGCCCCTCCGGTGTCGGCTGGAGCCGCCGCGTGCCGCGCTGGAGGAGCAGTGCGCCCAGCCGGCCCTCCAGGCGGGCCACCGACTTGCTGACCGCGGAAGGGGACACGCCGAGCGCCCGGGCCGCCGCGCTGAAGCTGCCCGTCTCGAGCGTGCGCACGAAGGCGCCCAGCCCGGCGAGCGGCTCCTGGATGAGGGTCATCCAAGTACTCCAGGAACAGGACGTGTGACCGGCAAGCCACTACCCGTCCACCTGGGAACAGCGCAGGTTTCCGCCCATTCACGGGAGCGGATGATGAAAGTCTTCGTGTTGGGCGCGACGGGGTACATCGGCGGGTCGGTGGCGGCGCGGTTGATGGCGGCGGGGCATCAGGTGGTGGGCACTGCCCGGACGCAGGACAAGGCGCGAGCGCTGGAGGCGCGCGGCATCCAGGCGACGGTCGCGTCCTTCGACGACCTGGCCGTGCTCGCGAGGCTGGCGAAGGAGTCCGACGCCGTCATCAGCGGGGCATCCCCGGACGAGCGCACGGCCGTGGAGGCGCTGCTCGCCGCGCTGAGGGGCTCCGGCAAGCACTTCATCCACACCAGCGGCTCCAGCATCGTGGCCACGGATGCGGGCGGCGAGCTGACGACGGGCGTGCACGACGAGGACACGCCCATCGAGCCCGTCCCGGAGAAGGTGGCGCGCATCGCCCTGGACAAGACGGTGCTGGACGCCTCGAAGGACGGCATCCACACCGACGTCATCTGCCCGTGCCTCGTCTATGGCAAGGGCCTGGGACTGAACGCGGACAGCGTGCAGCTGCCGCCGCTCATCCAGTACGCGCGCGAGACGGGCACGGCGCGCTTTATCGGGAAGGGGGAGAATGTCTGGTCCAACGTGCAGGCCCGCGCTCGGCCTGTTCTGCCTGGGCGTTACCGGGAGCGCCGCGCGGGCTTCGGAGCGTGCACCAGCGTGGCGACGAGCGTCCTCGCCAGGGCCTCCGCCGGCGCGCCCTGGAACCCGGAGCAGGTGAGCTTGAGGCTGAGGATGCCGTGCAGCCCCGCCCAGAAGACCTCCGCCAGCTGCTCGGAGTCAGTGGCCTCCGGGGCCCGTCCGGCGGCCTTCAGGTCATCGAAGGCCCGCACCAGGAGCGCGAACGCCCGCGGGCCCTCGCCCCCCTGCTTGTCCTGGAAGAGGTCCGCGGACAGCCTGGGGTCCTCCATGAAGATGAGCCGGTAGGTCTCCGGGTGCTTCAGGCCAAAGGACAGGTACGCCTGGGCCAGGCGCGACAGCCGCTCCACGGGCTCCTCCACGGCGGCCGCCGGCTCCAGCACCGAGAGCAGCTCCTGGAAGCCGCGCACGCACAGCTCCCGCGCGATGGCGTCGCGGTTCTCGAAGTGCAGGTAGAGCGTCGCGGGCGCGTACTCCACCGCGTCCGCCAGCTTGCGCATGGAGAGGGCGCTGAACCCCTCCTTGATCACCATGTCGCGCGCCACCTTGAGGATGTGCTCCCGCAGCTCCGCGCGCTGACGCTCCTTGCGCTCCGTGATGCCCATGTCACGAGCGTAGGCCTTGACGGAACGAACGGCCAGCAATAAATGAACACCGTTCACAGAACGCCGTTCATAAAATGTCCGGCCGTTCACTTCCAGGAGAGCGACATGGAGACGGTGGCATTGTTCGGCGCCTCGGGCGTCATCGGGCAGTCTGTGGCGCGGACGCTCCAGGCGCAGGGCCGGCCGTACCGGGTGG
This genomic interval carries:
- a CDS encoding aldo/keto reductase, whose translation is MPLDHYVTLGRSGLRVSPLCLGAMTFGEDLGWGTSVEESERIIDRYLELGGNFIDTANFYTKSHSEKIIGDHVGRHAARRDRLVIATKFSGNLYPGDPNGGGSGRKSIIAACENSLRRLQTDYIDLYWLHNWDVHTPIDETMAALEDLVRAGKVRYLGVSDTPAWKIVEANVTARFRGWSAFIGLQIEYSLLERSVEQELVPMALEHGLGITPWSPLKSGALSGKYTRKNAGQLKADRGAFIEPFLNEKTYTVVDALEQIARAHESTPARVALAWVMAKPGVGSTIIGARRISQLEDNLKAADVKLTAAELGRLDELTKPTFGFPQNMQPVFPAIHNGGTTVNGTFAPASPFGVQKGDKIY
- a CDS encoding DUF3817 domain-containing protein, whose translation is MSALRQLRWVAFLEGLSFLGLLFIAMPVKYLLGQPLAVRITGSVHGLLFLLFVSSLFRAASEHGWPVRRSLAAFGASLVPFGTFVLDRALRREEQRAADGDVRP
- a CDS encoding LysR family transcriptional regulator, giving the protein MTLIQEPLAGLGAFVRTLETGSFSAAARALGVSPSAVSKSVARLEGRLGALLLQRGTRRLQPTPEGLSLFERGQRIVSELDAAQDELRESKGPRGPLHVTAPMDLGRHWLVPRLPAFLAAYPLIQCALGLTDRFIDLLEERVDVGLRMGESSDTRLVRRRLGESRAVICASPTYLRRHGTPRKVTDLQRHACLAYLRDGQRVPWRLDGQPVDVPGPFASDNNEALLALALAGGGIARIPEFVATQALASGRLRAVLGEVHPPGPDVFVVYPERRHLSPRVRVFVDFVAEAFAREQARGGPAKGPGTRPRPRK
- a CDS encoding GlxA family transcriptional regulator; amino-acid sequence: MHTVAIVALDGVVPFDLAIPTEVFGRVRLPDGRAGYEVRVCGVTPEIHAGAFRVKTRYGLGALARADTLLLPGTTDVSSPVPPRLVRALRAASRRGARIASICSGAFILAETGLLDGLRATTHWLAAEELARRHPRIQVDPNVLYVDNGQLLTSAGAAAGMDLCLHLVRRDYGAAVAADAARLSVMPLERDGGQSQFITHAPPAPEGASLEPLLRWMEDHLHRPLTLPALARKAAMSERTLSRRFREQTGTTPLQWLLRARVRRAQHLLETTGQSVEAVAEEVGFGSTTTFREHFQRFVTTSPLAYRRAFRRGPDGLSAGGRSAPPPPGAPRRMRAAS
- a CDS encoding TetR/AcrR family transcriptional regulator is translated as MGITERKERQRAELREHILKVARDMVIKEGFSALSMRKLADAVEYAPATLYLHFENRDAIARELCVRGFQELLSVLEPAAAVEEPVERLSRLAQAYLSFGLKHPETYRLIFMEDPRLSADLFQDKQGGEGPRAFALLVRAFDDLKAAGRAPEATDSEQLAEVFWAGLHGILSLKLTCSGFQGAPAEALARTLVATLVHAPKPARRSR
- a CDS encoding MBL fold metallo-hydrolase, whose product is MKSTLFALCLSVVGFTTGCATSSHAVQQSALGVTRPAEALLAELDVPGPVELETVTSCDWSVDRSGLINLDHPTAKAAHLEDGDEPIQVFFHALRHPTRGLYIVDTGVETALRDAPDRAALGGIVTSAMHMEKMKVLAPLGEWLAKQPQPLSGVFLTHLHPDHISGMADAPAGTPVYTGPGEAGSRAFVNLAVQGATDRALAGKPALSEWNYTADAKGLFDGAVDIFGDGSVWALWVPGHTPGSTAYLVRSTKGPVLLLGDASHTRWGWEHDVEPGTFTQDASRGVESFKKLRAFVAAHPEVEVRFGHQH
- a CDS encoding LysR family transcriptional regulator, with the protein product MDISWDDARLFLAIAETGSFSGAARRLRIGQPTVSRRLAALEYTVGAALFRRSVDGAALTAAGERLLVPAKKMAEWAGELHRAAESSDSSPRGIVRVTATPFMSFDFVAPFAAFVAQKNPGLRLEVQSQIQYQDLARGEADLALRGRPPTSADLKLVDTLEVPNAVFVSKALKARLPKKVTLQQLPWVAWAPPFEAVPPNPQLESMIPGFAPAFTADSYLVMLAAAEAGLGAMVLARMAHRFTRPTQLVPLELDLGPFSRSQTHLVCARSALDIPRVRRVSELLLEEFQRIRVGR
- a CDS encoding MarR family winged helix-turn-helix transcriptional regulator, whose protein sequence is MSRIDPARIWSLNYNLLMSVIADVSPDIAELGLDTKELFVLAQVEEHPYPAELAATLSMPKPTITVYVKRLEVAGFLRRELDTEDLRRHRLQVTPAGRKVTARGLAMLSEAFSARLGRLSAAEQAQLQHLLEKMR